CCGAATCCTACCTGCTCTTTCATCTAGTGCAACAGACAAGTCTTGTCCAGAGCAAAATCCCCTACCTCTACCGCGAATCACTACAACGCGAATCTGTATGTCAGTCATCGCGCGTCGTATGCCTTCTGTCAGACCATTTGCCAAATCGCGATTAAATGCATTTAATACCTCAGGGCGATTGAGCCATAAGGTCAGAACACCATCTTTATACTCCTGAATAACGACCGAATCCAACATACATCCTCCTCTATGCCTCTATTACCTCTGCAAAATGAAAGGTCGCAAGACCTGATGCAAAAGATTGTAATTGTGCACCTGCAGCTTTTGACTCAGGGGATTTCAATGCGAAAAGAAGTGCATCGCGATCTGCAAAATACACTTCAGCCATCACGTAATATTCTGTTTGACCACCACGAAGATCAAAAAAACGAGAAATTTCACTGCGCACAATCCCTGGTGTCATTGCATTTAACTCCAAATGTTCGCCAAAATACTTTTCATCAAATAATTCGCTGTTCTCCGGTTGTTTATAAAGTACCACCATCTTAACCATCGAGATGCCTCCCTTTATCTGGACAAATATAGCACACAAATGAAAGCGGTTACGCCATCGCATAAACCGCTACTTTCATCTTTGCAATTTGTATATTACACTAGAATTGTGGAAATACAATGGAATTGTATATAGTTCATGCAGACACCAGAGCAAAAAGGGGTCGCCATCAAGTTATTGATCAGTCGGCCATAGTTCATTCACTGTCGTCTCTAACGCACGCGCAACGCGTGACAGTTTTTCGATATGGGAGCCACGGATACCCGACTCTATAGCATAGATATAACTAGCGGAGACCTGTGCTTTTATTGCAAGCTCTTGCACAGATAGTCCTAACTTTAACCGACGTTCGCGCACACGTACTCCCAAAGCCTCTTTCATGTATGCACCCTCCCTATTTCCTCTATTGTATAACATATTTATTCTATAGAGAAATACAAGGATGTGAGATTCTTGGAAAACTCATCAATTCAGTTACGCTGCTACGCATCTGATGACTGTTCATATCTGGTTGATCGATGTTGCATATACCATGCCCATGAACAAACAGATACCTGGCGACGCAGAGAATGGCCTTTTGCCTCTATGATTGCCGCTCATGAACAATGGATGGCTCTTTCTCTTCAATCTATAGATGATCAAACACCTTGTGCATATAGCATCATTGATACATCAACACACGGGGATACAGTGGTTGGTATGATTGCTGTGACACACTATGACGAACATCTACACTGCGGGTTACTAGGAACCTACATTACGCCCGATCGGCGGGGAGAAGGCATTCAAAAATTGGCAAAAGAATGCCTTTTTCAACTCCTCCCTTCTTCCGTCCACATGCTTTATGCGATCATCGCAGTTCATAATCAAGCTTCCTTACATGCGATGGCTAAGCTCACATCAAAACGTCTGCTTTCTGCTGACGAAATCCGCTCATTACCATTATGGATCACCTTAGAATTATGGAAAGCGGGCGAAACAGCTCATGTGTTTCACATTGACCTCGCCCAATACCGTGGCACACAGTAACTGTATGTTAACCTCTTATCACCTGTACATTGGCGATGTATCAGATAGAGCAGAATTGAGCAGAAGACGATCTATTCATGTATAATTCAGTTCAAGATAGCGATACGCTAGATAAGCATTTAATCAGGAGGAACATATGGCAAAAGAAAAAGATTTCGTGAAAGATATCACTTCTCAAAGTGAGGATTTCTCCCGTTGGTATATTGATACAATCACAAAAGCTGATTTAATGGACTACTCCCCCGTTCGTGGATGTATCGTTTTTAAACCAGATGGTTATGAGTTGTGGGAAGCCGTTGTTCGTGAATTAGATCGCAGATTTAAGGAAACTGGCCACCGCAACGCTTATTTCCCACTCTTTATTCCAGAAAGTTTCTTTGAGAAGGAAAAAGAGCATGTCAAAGGATTTAATCCAGAGTTGCCGTGGGTTACAGAAGTTGGCGATGAGAAACTCGAAGAGCGATTAGCCGTGCGCCCTACATCTGAAACAATGATCGGTTATATGTATAGCCAGTGGATTCAATCCTATCGTGACTTACCATTACTCATCAATCAGTGGGCTAATGTCGTGCGCTGGGAAAAACGCACTCTCCCTTTTATCCGCACCAGTGAGTTTTTATGGCAAGAAGGACACACTGCGCATGCAACTCCAGAAGAAGCAGAGCAGGAGACGCGTCAGATGTTAGATGTCTATACGGACTTTGTCGAAAATGAGCTGAGCATTCCTATCTTGCGCGGCAAAAAAACACCTTCTGAAAAGTTCCCTGGTGCCGTTGCTACATACTCTATCGAAGCCATGATGAAAGATGGAAAAGCCCTTCAAGCAGGCACATCCCATTATCTTGGCGATAAGTTTGCCCGCGCTTTCGATATCAAGTTTCTAGATCGCGATAATGAACGAAAGTTTGTGTATACAACCTCTTGGGGCATGACCACACGCATCATTGGCGCTTTGATTATGGTGCATGGCGATGATCGCGGTCTACAAATCCCACCGCGCATCGCACCAACGCAAGTCATCATGATTCCCATCGGACCTGCGAAAACACGTGAGCGCGTACTAGCTGCGTCAGATGATGTTTTTGCACAGCTAAAGCAAGCTGGTATACGGGTGCGCGTCGATGATCGCGAGGATTTGAGTCCAGGTTGGAAGTTCAATGAATACGAGATGCGTGGTATTCCTGTGCGCCTAGAACTAGGCCCACGTGATCTAGATGCAGAGCAAGCTGTCCTTGTTCGCCGTGATACCGGTGAAAAAGAAACAGTTGCATTGTCAGCGCTCACCGAACGCATACAAACACTGCTCACGGAGATTCAGCAATCGATGTTTGATCGGGCATTGGCATTTCGCACAGAACATTCCCATCCGGTTACAAGCCTTGACCAACTACATGACGTAGTGCGCAATCAACATGGTTTTGCCCTAGCTGGGTGGTGTGGTGAAGATGCCTGTGAAGCCAAAGTGAAAGAAGAGACAGGTGCCACAAGCCGAAATATTCCATTTGACCCACCACAGCAAATGACACATTGTGTGGCCTGCGGGAAAGAGTCTGCACATACTGTTTGGTTTGCCAGAGCCTATTAATCTTCACGCCGTTCACACTGAGTAACCTATCATTGTCATGAACCCTTCGCCTATAGATGCGAAGGGTTCTTTTTAATCTATCCATCCGTCATTGCATTCACATATGGATATGCTCTTTACACATTTGTATAATACGGAGTACAATGAGAAAAATATCTCATCGGATGGAGTGCCGCTATGATCCGGGTTACACGATTTAATGGAGCCAAGATTCGCGAATTACGCAGGATACGTGGATGGTCACTAGAGGAACTATCACAACGATCTGGTCTTTCCATTAGCCATTTGTCTGCTCTCGAAACGGGAAACCGCAAGAGCCCTTCAGTGGATTTAGTCTATGACTTAGCAGAAGCGCTGCATGTGTCGATGTACTATTTTATCAACCAAGATACCACAACACAGATGAATATTGACATGTTTACATATCCTACAGAGACAAAGGCAACACCTAGTGACGAGTTCACTAGAAACTCGTCACTACCTACTGCTGATGAACACATGCTTCACTGGACTCGTACTCTGCGTCCAGAAACGCTGTCTTTTATGCTCCATGAAGAAGCAGAATCCTATCTTACCTTTGCACACGACTTATATGAACACAGGCATTCAAGTGCACAACTGGTGCAACTCATGAATGAATTTATCCAAAAAGCAAATCAATCCCAGATACAAGAAAAGGAAGATAGTGATTCTACGAACTCATCTACTTCACCTTTGTAAGCAATTCCTCAAGTTCATCCACAAGCTGTCCAAAGATGGTTAGTGCTTGTGTGACAACCTGTGGATCCGTCATATCAAGACCGGCTTCATTGAGAACAGCTAGTGGGTAATCTTTCGATCCACTACGCAAGAAACCCAAGTATTTTTGTGCAGCAGATTCTCCTTGTTTGCGAATACGATCTGCAAACACCAGTGCCGCACTCATCCCCGTCGCATACTGATATACATAGAATGCGCGATAAAAATGTGGAATACGCGACCATTCTGCAGTAGAACGCTCATCCTCCGCATACGCTGATCCATGATAAAATGTATTGAGCGTAGAGTACATTTCTGACAAGGAGTCATGCGTTAACGCTTGCCCTTCTTCTACTACGCGATGTGCATTTTGCTCAAACTCCGCAAACATAGTTTGTCGATAGATCGTTGCACCTAAATTATCTAACTGCTGATTGATCAACGTCGCGCGGGCAAGCGGATCCTTTGTCATATCTAACAGATGATTGACAAGCAAAGTCTCATTGACTGTGCTTGCGATTTCGGCAAGAAAAATCGAGTAATGCGAGTACTGTGGAAGCTGTGTTTTGCCTGCCAGATACGTATGCGCACTATGTCCTAATTCATGCGCCA
The genomic region above belongs to Sulfoacidibacillus ferrooxidans and contains:
- a CDS encoding EthD family reductase, which produces MVKMVVLYKQPENSELFDEKYFGEHLELNAMTPGIVRSEISRFFDLRGGQTEYYVMAEVYFADRDALLFALKSPESKAAGAQLQSFASGLATFHFAEVIEA
- a CDS encoding helix-turn-helix transcriptional regulator; translated protein: MKEALGVRVRERRLKLGLSVQELAIKAQVSASYIYAIESGIRGSHIEKLSRVARALETTVNELWPTDQ
- a CDS encoding GNAT family N-acetyltransferase encodes the protein MENSSIQLRCYASDDCSYLVDRCCIYHAHEQTDTWRRREWPFASMIAAHEQWMALSLQSIDDQTPCAYSIIDTSTHGDTVVGMIAVTHYDEHLHCGLLGTYITPDRRGEGIQKLAKECLFQLLPSSVHMLYAIIAVHNQASLHAMAKLTSKRLLSADEIRSLPLWITLELWKAGETAHVFHIDLAQYRGTQ
- the proS gene encoding proline--tRNA ligase, which gives rise to MAKEKDFVKDITSQSEDFSRWYIDTITKADLMDYSPVRGCIVFKPDGYELWEAVVRELDRRFKETGHRNAYFPLFIPESFFEKEKEHVKGFNPELPWVTEVGDEKLEERLAVRPTSETMIGYMYSQWIQSYRDLPLLINQWANVVRWEKRTLPFIRTSEFLWQEGHTAHATPEEAEQETRQMLDVYTDFVENELSIPILRGKKTPSEKFPGAVATYSIEAMMKDGKALQAGTSHYLGDKFARAFDIKFLDRDNERKFVYTTSWGMTTRIIGALIMVHGDDRGLQIPPRIAPTQVIMIPIGPAKTRERVLAASDDVFAQLKQAGIRVRVDDREDLSPGWKFNEYEMRGIPVRLELGPRDLDAEQAVLVRRDTGEKETVALSALTERIQTLLTEIQQSMFDRALAFRTEHSHPVTSLDQLHDVVRNQHGFALAGWCGEDACEAKVKEETGATSRNIPFDPPQQMTHCVACGKESAHTVWFARAY
- a CDS encoding helix-turn-helix domain-containing protein; the protein is MIRVTRFNGAKIRELRRIRGWSLEELSQRSGLSISHLSALETGNRKSPSVDLVYDLAEALHVSMYYFINQDTTTQMNIDMFTYPTETKATPSDEFTRNSSLPTADEHMLHWTRTLRPETLSFMLHEEAESYLTFAHDLYEHRHSSAQLVQLMNEFIQKANQSQIQEKEDSDSTNSSTSPL